TCAAGAAGAATTTAGCAAAGTTGCCTTGTCTAAAATTAATTAATCAAATTTCATCTGAATTATAGATAAATCATCATCGAAAGATTCTTTGGAGTTTAAAGCGATAAGACCATTTAATATCTGCTCAAGCGTACCCTCGAATCGAAGCTGTGAGTTGACAATCATCTGAATGAAAGCATCCAAAGTCCAAAGTGTGCCATCTGATTTGGTGATTTCGTAAGCACCATCACTGAAAATATAAAGAGAACTAAATTCTTCAATATTGCAAAAATCATCTACATATTTTACTTGTGGAAACATGCCCACCGGCATCCCAGGAGTTCTTAATCTTTTGACTTTAGTGGAAGTTAAGGATTTTCTTGAGACTAATACCGCAGGCGGATGTCCTGCACTAGCATAAGTTAACTGGCGCTTAACTCGATTATAAACTCCATACCAAATAGTAAAGTATTTGTCGTTTTGATAATTCATTTGAAAAGTATCATTCAACGCTTGCAGGACATCACTTGGTTGATAGTAATTCAGACCCTTAAGAGCATGTGATCGCAGTAGATTTAGCACGGAAATTGAGGGGAGAGTTGCTCTGAGTCCATGTCCAGCAGTATCTAACAGGTAAATTGCCAGATAATCAGAGTCGAGCCAGTAGTAATCAAAACAATCACCGCCGAGTTGCCGCGAGGGAATGAATCGGAAATTGATGTTTAGAGGATGCGTCATTGGGGGAGGCAAAAGGGAACGCACATATTCTGCTGCTTCTGCCAATTCTGCTTCTAAAATTTGCTTTTGATTTTGCAAATCCCTACTCAGTTGGTGCAAACGCAATCCTGCTCTTACCCTCGCTTGCAATTCATTTTGCTCAATAGGTTTAGTGATAAAATCATCGGCACCAGCATCTAGCCCCTTAACGCGATCAGCTACCGAATCTAAAGATGTTAATAAGATAAAGAACGTGGTAGATAATTGGGGATCTGCCTTGATGTATTGACAAACTTCCAGCCCATTCAACCCTGGCATAATCCAATCACAAATAATGAGCGCCGGACAGCTAGCAATTGCCTTTGCAATTCCTTCCTCACCATTGCTGGCAGCCAAGACTTCATAACCTTGTCTTTCCAACATTCTGGTAAGAAGTATCTGTACTGCCGGGTCATCATCAATTACTAAGATTTGAAACACACTCGTTATCAGTCAATAGTCATTAATTAATCATCATGAGTCAATAGTCATTAGTCAATAGTCATTAGCCTGAGACTTTAGACTATGGGCTTGGACTCTTGACTATCTCCCTAGTTGATTATGGAGGGGAAAGGGGATTGAGCCACAAAAGAATACTACGTTTAAGCTGATTGAGATCACGGTAGGCTTCTTGTTTGAACCACTGTCCAAAGGCGTCAAAGGGTGTGAACGATTCTCCCATCTGCCATTTCACATCTTGTCCTAAAGGTGTGGTGTGAGTACCGTTTAGCGTCTGTACCGTCACCATCTCTGGAAAGCGTTGTTTCAATAGTTCAGTTAAAGCCACTGATTGGTCAAGGGTGTCGTTGGTAAATTTTAGTAGCAGGTTGCGACGGACGTTGTAGCGTTCCTGCACGAGTTTGTTGGTTTCTAACGGTGAGGGGGTAAACTCAACGGCGGCTAAGTTAAACTGTTCGATTAAGGGAATAGCATCCCTTGCGCCGTAGTTGTTGAAGGATATGAGAATATTGCCAGCACGTTCTACAGGAAGGAGACTTCCAATAAGCAAGTGGAGTTTGCACCCCATGCTGTGTCCAATTCCGTAAATGGGAAGGGAGCGCTTGCGTATTGTTGAACCATCGTATAAGCGTTCTAGGGCGCGTTCAAAGTTTAACAATACGGATTTTGCGATCGCATTATGGTCCAAAGTGTTCACAAACGGTGTGGCGATGATAGCATAGCCTTTGCTTGCCAGTTGTTCTAGTAACCAACGGTAGGTGAGGTGGGGTGCGGTAGCAACGAATGCGCCTCCTAGGAAGTGAATAATACCAATAGGATTTCGCGGAACGAGTACCCAGTTCCCAGATATTTCTTTCCAGTCCATGTATCGAAGCTAGAGGTTAGAGGTAGAAGCTTAGTAACCAATACTTTTTCATAGTAAGGCTTGTTTACTACTGTTGTGGGATGATGCTCTCCTAAATAACTCGTTCAGAATTGTTTACGCTCCCATCCCCGAATATCGCTTCAATCCTCGACGCCACAGCAAGCGGTTTAAACCCAAAAACAGCAAAATCCAACCCACCATTGACAAAAATCCCCGTGCTAAATCCACGGGTAGCCCAACCAAAATATTTGCAGGGAAATTAATCATATAAGGAAACGGCGTACAAAGTACTACTGTCCGCACTATGGGAGGGAAAACTTCTAGAGGCGCAATCATCCCAGACAAAAATAAATAAAACAGAAACCAAAAATTTTCTATAGCACTAGCCCGTTCAATCCAAAAAGCAAGCATTGCAAATGAGTATTGCATGACAAAACGCAAAGCAAAAGCCAATACCCCAGCCAACACAAATAGCAAAAAGTTTGCTAAACTTGGCAACCAAAAAGCCTGGGGATAAAGGATAAAAAATATCACCACTAGTAACAATGTAAAAGGTAAACGAGCCATTCTTTCAGAAACATGGGATGCAATATGATGCCACACGGGATCAATAGGTTGTAATAAGCGAGGTGAAAGTTTTCCTTCTACTATTTCCCTTTCAAACTCCCAAACAACCCAAACAACTGTGATTTGCCTAACTATGAAAACTGCAAGAAAGTAACGGGCAAAATCCACAGGTGAAAGATTGAAACGCCCTCCTTGCGCCGCCTGTATCCACACTCCCATCAGAATAATTGGCAGAGAGTTTGCTAGCACCCATAAAATGAGTTCCGCCCGATACTCAAGCATATAGGCATAGTACACTGAAAGAAATGTCAGGGCTTTCCTAAAAATTTGCTTCATAGTAAAGAGTTGATAGTGGGTCGTTGATAGTTGTTAGTTGATGATGAATAGTTGATGGTGGGTACTTAATAAAAAGTACTACTATCTACTATCTACTACCTACTAATCCTCCAGCTTGGAAAACTCGCCCAATCACTTCTTCAACTGGCGGTTCTGTCACTGTCAAATCTACGACATCCAAATCTGCTAAAATCCGGGCTACAGTGCGGGTAAGTGCCTCTTGCTGCACCATAAAACACACAGAGCGCCCTTCTAATTGTCGTACATCCCCATACAACATCAGTTTTTCTTTGGGTAGAGGATTGGTTAACTCCAAATGAACTTCTCGGTAAGGGGCAAAACGTTCCAACAGCCCATCCAAGCTCCCATCATAAATTAACTGTCCTTGGTGAATGAGCAGGACTCGCTGACACAAAGCTGTAATGTCAGCCATGTAATGACTTGTCAGCAGCACCGTCGCCTGATACCGTTGATTGTACTCGCGTAAGAAATCACGCACGCTGATTTGAGCATTCACATCCAAGCCTAGTGTGGGTTCATCCAAAAACAAGACTTGTGGACGGTGCAAAAGTGCTGCTAATAATTCCGCCTTCATCCGTTCACCCAAAGACAGCTTCCGCACTGCTTGAGTCAGTTTCCCTTCCAGCGACAGCATTTCGGTTAATTCCCCTACCCTCTGACGGAATTCTTTGTCAGGAATGTTGTAAACAGCAGCATTAATCTTGAGAGAATCAAGAGCTGGCAAGTCCCAAAGTAGCTGCTGTTTTTGCCCCATCACCAAGGTAATTTTTTGCAAAAACGCTTCTTGGCGACGAAACGGAATGTGTCCAGCAACTCTAACTTCACCGTTAGAAGGATAAATCAGCCCTGTGAGCATTTTCAGAGTCGTGGTTTTACCAGCGCCATTTGGTCCCAAAAATCCCACCACCTCACC
The sequence above is a segment of the Mastigocladopsis repens PCC 10914 genome. Coding sequences within it:
- a CDS encoding DUF1350 family protein; its protein translation is MDWKEISGNWVLVPRNPIGIIHFLGGAFVATAPHLTYRWLLEQLASKGYAIIATPFVNTLDHNAIAKSVLLNFERALERLYDGSTIRKRSLPIYGIGHSMGCKLHLLIGSLLPVERAGNILISFNNYGARDAIPLIEQFNLAAVEFTPSPLETNKLVQERYNVRRNLLLKFTNDTLDQSVALTELLKQRFPEMVTVQTLNGTHTTPLGQDVKWQMGESFTPFDAFGQWFKQEAYRDLNQLKRSILLWLNPLSPP
- a CDS encoding PP2C family protein-serine/threonine phosphatase; protein product: MFQILVIDDDPAVQILLTRMLERQGYEVLAASNGEEGIAKAIASCPALIICDWIMPGLNGLEVCQYIKADPQLSTTFFILLTSLDSVADRVKGLDAGADDFITKPIEQNELQARVRAGLRLHQLSRDLQNQKQILEAELAEAAEYVRSLLPPPMTHPLNINFRFIPSRQLGGDCFDYYWLDSDYLAIYLLDTAGHGLRATLPSISVLNLLRSHALKGLNYYQPSDVLQALNDTFQMNYQNDKYFTIWYGVYNRVKRQLTYASAGHPPAVLVSRKSLTSTKVKRLRTPGMPVGMFPQVKYVDDFCNIEEFSSLYIFSDGAYEITKSDGTLWTLDAFIQMIVNSQLRFEGTLEQILNGLIALNSKESFDDDLSIIQMKFD
- a CDS encoding ABC transporter permease, which produces MKQIFRKALTFLSVYYAYMLEYRAELILWVLANSLPIILMGVWIQAAQGGRFNLSPVDFARYFLAVFIVRQITVVWVVWEFEREIVEGKLSPRLLQPIDPVWHHIASHVSERMARLPFTLLLVVIFFILYPQAFWLPSLANFLLFVLAGVLAFALRFVMQYSFAMLAFWIERASAIENFWFLFYLFLSGMIAPLEVFPPIVRTVVLCTPFPYMINFPANILVGLPVDLARGFLSMVGWILLFLGLNRLLWRRGLKRYSGMGA
- a CDS encoding ABC transporter ATP-binding protein, which produces MSIIIAQNLSKVYPVAVKQPGIVGTMTHFFRRTYREIKAVHDVSFEIAPGEVVGFLGPNGAGKTTTLKMLTGLIYPSNGEVRVAGHIPFRRQEAFLQKITLVMGQKQQLLWDLPALDSLKINAAVYNIPDKEFRQRVGELTEMLSLEGKLTQAVRKLSLGERMKAELLAALLHRPQVLFLDEPTLGLDVNAQISVRDFLREYNQRYQATVLLTSHYMADITALCQRVLLIHQGQLIYDGSLDGLLERFAPYREVHLELTNPLPKEKLMLYGDVRQLEGRSVCFMVQQEALTRTVARILADLDVVDLTVTEPPVEEVIGRVFQAGGLVGSR